In Aequorivita sp. H23M31, a single window of DNA contains:
- a CDS encoding fibronectin type III domain-containing protein, which translates to MRKITLLILFGFLCSWTNFAQVIVGTQSGTTNAMPISSCYNYSYSQQLLLKTDINTTGGDITSISFYYDRTTSTNNSSSAGWTVYLGHTTKTEFSNNDDWVPLANLTQVYTGTVTYPAAGNQMVITFNNAFPYNNVDNLVVAVDENQPGNDCSNYFGKTGAMGAGRSIYYRSDTTNPDPASPPTASARTNFINNVILGGLQESCPRPTGLTITGGTDTTADLTWTENGIATQWEVIYGTAGFNPLIEGTTLLDDDGIPGVTITGLSENTAYDFYVRAICGVDEYSGLVGPVAYNTSCGIASPPWTEGFESGFTNSQPLAGCWSQSSVTGSDVWITNNSETSYNRGPRSGSWNIYLRYGNEDWIFYPLSLTGGTPYELRFYARQDGTNGSNASVMASYGLSDSPAAMTNPIIPSTPIVDGNYQEISDFFTPTTSGIYYIGIKGKINSSPWYISLDDISVEEANGCLRPGALTVVNVTDTTAELSWAPNGPATEWKVIYGPTGFNPITDGTTVMVDTDPETTLTGLTGNTAYDFYVRTVCGTEESSLSGPINFRTSCVAITTLPYLENFDTYGTGSNAFPPCWERITYTSGTVWPSIVSGNATSTPNSLKFQSATGVPTYAISPPFEEDIQNLQVSFMLKREGTNSGTMELGVMSNPFDTSTFELVAIIDPPNNDYTEYEFNLNNVTLSGGNNYIALRHNSTSSIWYYWLDDFMVQEIPSCPKPIDLMVDSVETTSANISWTPGSSETEWNISWGTPGFTVGGAGEVGNATSSTASYQITNLNPSSGYEFYVQAVCGTDDLSIWAGPKDFRTACDAIASLPYLENFDTYGTGSNAFPPCWERITYTSGTVWPSIVSGNSTSAPNSLKFQSATGVPTYAISPPFVEDIQNLQVNFMLRREGTSSGTIDVGVMSNPLDTSTFELVATINPPNNDYTEYEFNLNNVTLSGGNNHIAFRHNSASNIWYYWLDDFMVQTIPSCPKPIDLAVGVVGETTAEISWTPGSTETEWNVIYGLAGFDPLTQGTTIVVNNIPEATLTGLVSDTGYDFYVRAICGPGDESILSNKKYFFTGYCQYSSTSTSYYINNFETTEGVQNITNLNSGQSPNGYGNFTNMVVTSFPGGEFDFNASFAGSNYTYGVNMWIDYNNNMEFEESEKVYSSGTYVSNASGTVTVPMGTPNGQYRIRIVAQYTPTNPSPCGSTTNGEAEDYTLNIIDAPSCMPPRGVAVVSVTETSANISWTPWGTESEWDIIYGAPGFDPEVEGTMIHHDGPLPEATITGLTASTEYEFYVRSFCGVDDVSIWVGPGYFVTECIALDPPYYLGFEETSPPNVPICTSVENLSNGNSWEVANVNNNGFTGRALRYKWSSIGSAYTWFYTQGLNLEAGVDYQIEYKYGNNGNAFHEKMKVAFGTAPESSAMINVLANYTDITGGTPNFEELVFTVPEDGVYYFGFNAYSPVDQFYLFVDDIHIRFAGDCDPVTDIQITNISDTSFSLSWTASATATEGYVIDVYFQGQNPEINTPLVSQTVEAGLTSATVTGLEAETSYDVYVTSNCGHGNMTRSGATNVVTTALGITDNDYAQVTYYPNPVKEQLTITAAIAIDSITVYNLLGQAVMIVEPKNLSVVIDMSTLATGTYVLKATVADSVSTFKVIKE; encoded by the coding sequence ATGAGAAAAATTACTTTACTAATTCTATTTGGATTTCTATGTTCTTGGACGAATTTCGCCCAGGTAATTGTGGGAACCCAAAGCGGCACCACCAATGCCATGCCCATTAGCAGTTGTTACAATTACTCATATAGTCAACAGCTATTACTCAAAACCGATATCAATACTACTGGGGGAGATATTACCTCTATCTCTTTTTATTACGACAGAACCACATCAACAAATAACAGTAGCAGTGCTGGTTGGACAGTTTATCTTGGTCACACCACCAAGACCGAATTTTCCAACAACGACGATTGGGTGCCTCTTGCCAACCTGACCCAAGTTTACACGGGTACGGTTACCTATCCGGCGGCTGGAAATCAAATGGTTATAACATTTAATAATGCATTTCCCTATAATAATGTCGATAATTTAGTGGTTGCTGTGGATGAGAATCAGCCTGGAAATGATTGTTCAAATTATTTCGGTAAAACAGGAGCAATGGGAGCAGGTAGAAGTATTTATTATCGTAGTGATACTACCAATCCAGATCCCGCTTCTCCACCAACTGCAAGTGCTAGAACTAACTTTATTAATAACGTGATATTGGGCGGGCTACAGGAATCTTGTCCAAGACCTACTGGTCTTACCATCACTGGAGGGACTGATACTACAGCCGATTTAACTTGGACCGAAAATGGTATTGCTACCCAATGGGAAGTGATTTATGGAACAGCCGGATTTAATCCTCTTATTGAAGGAACAACTTTACTCGATGATGACGGAATTCCTGGAGTTACCATTACCGGCCTGAGCGAGAATACCGCTTACGATTTTTATGTAAGAGCTATCTGTGGAGTTGATGAATATAGTGGTTTGGTTGGTCCTGTAGCATACAATACTTCTTGCGGCATAGCGAGCCCTCCTTGGACAGAAGGCTTTGAATCTGGATTTACAAATTCACAACCTCTTGCGGGATGTTGGTCACAAAGTTCGGTTACAGGAAGTGATGTTTGGATCACAAACAACAGCGAAACCTCTTATAACCGCGGCCCACGCAGTGGAAGTTGGAATATTTACCTAAGATATGGTAACGAAGATTGGATTTTTTATCCTCTTAGCCTAACAGGTGGTACTCCTTACGAATTGAGGTTTTATGCCAGACAAGACGGAACTAACGGATCTAATGCCAGCGTGATGGCTTCCTACGGATTATCCGATAGCCCAGCGGCTATGACCAATCCAATTATTCCGTCAACTCCAATAGTAGACGGGAATTATCAAGAGATTTCTGATTTTTTCACTCCTACCACTTCAGGTATATATTATATTGGGATAAAGGGTAAAATTAATTCTAGTCCTTGGTATATTTCTTTGGATGATATCAGCGTGGAAGAAGCAAACGGTTGTTTGCGTCCAGGTGCTCTTACAGTAGTGAATGTTACGGATACCACAGCAGAACTAAGCTGGGCTCCAAATGGTCCCGCCACAGAATGGAAGGTTATTTACGGACCTACAGGTTTTAATCCCATCACAGATGGAACTACAGTTATGGTAGACACTGACCCTGAGACTACTCTTACTGGCTTGACTGGTAACACCGCTTATGATTTCTACGTACGTACTGTTTGTGGTACGGAAGAGAGCTCTCTATCCGGTCCAATCAACTTCAGGACATCATGTGTTGCTATTACAACTCTTCCATACTTAGAAAATTTTGATACCTATGGAACGGGTTCTAATGCTTTCCCTCCATGTTGGGAAAGAATAACCTACACAAGTGGCACTGTATGGCCATCAATTGTATCAGGAAATGCAACTAGCACGCCTAACAGTCTGAAATTCCAATCTGCAACAGGTGTTCCTACTTATGCTATTTCTCCTCCGTTTGAAGAGGATATTCAAAACCTTCAGGTAAGCTTTATGTTAAAAAGAGAAGGTACTAATTCTGGTACTATGGAACTAGGGGTTATGAGCAATCCATTTGACACCAGTACTTTTGAGCTGGTGGCAATTATAGACCCTCCTAATAATGATTATACCGAATACGAGTTTAACTTGAATAATGTTACACTTTCTGGAGGGAACAATTATATAGCTCTTAGACACAACTCTACTTCAAGTATTTGGTATTATTGGTTGGATGATTTTATGGTTCAGGAAATTCCTAGTTGTCCTAAGCCTATCGATTTGATGGTGGATTCAGTAGAAACTACAAGCGCAAATATTTCCTGGACCCCAGGTTCTTCTGAAACTGAATGGAATATCTCTTGGGGGACCCCTGGGTTTACAGTAGGAGGTGCCGGAGAGGTAGGTAACGCTACATCTAGCACAGCATCTTATCAAATTACCAACTTAAATCCAAGTTCAGGCTATGAATTTTATGTTCAAGCTGTTTGCGGTACAGACGATTTGAGTATATGGGCGGGCCCGAAAGACTTTAGAACAGCTTGTGATGCAATAGCCTCTCTTCCATATTTAGAAAATTTTGATACGTATGGAACGGGTTCTAATGCTTTCCCCCCATGTTGGGAAAGAATAACTTACACAAGTGGCACTGTATGGCCATCAATTGTGTCAGGGAATTCAACCAGTGCGCCTAATAGTTTGAAATTCCAATCGGCAACAGGTGTACCTACTTACGCAATATCGCCTCCGTTTGTAGAGGATATTCAAAACCTTCAGGTTAACTTTATGCTAAGAAGAGAAGGTACTAGTTCGGGCACTATCGATGTAGGTGTAATGAGTAACCCACTCGATACTAGTACTTTTGAGCTGGTAGCAACTATAAACCCTCCTAATAATGATTATACCGAGTATGAGTTTAACTTGAACAATGTCACTCTATCAGGTGGAAACAACCATATAGCTTTTAGGCATAACTCTGCGTCAAATATTTGGTATTACTGGTTGGATGATTTTATGGTGCAGACTATTCCATCTTGTCCTAAGCCTATTGATTTGGCTGTTGGTGTAGTAGGAGAAACAACCGCGGAAATTTCTTGGACACCAGGTTCAACTGAAACTGAATGGAATGTGATATACGGATTAGCTGGTTTTGATCCACTTACCCAAGGTACTACAATAGTTGTAAACAATATCCCTGAAGCCACTCTTACAGGATTGGTAAGCGACACTGGCTATGACTTTTACGTGCGTGCAATCTGTGGACCAGGTGATGAAAGTATTCTATCAAATAAGAAGTATTTCTTTACTGGCTATTGCCAATATTCATCTACTTCAACTTCTTATTATATAAATAATTTTGAAACGACAGAAGGAGTTCAAAATATTACGAACCTCAATTCTGGTCAGTCTCCTAATGGTTATGGTAATTTCACTAATATGGTTGTAACCTCATTCCCTGGTGGAGAGTTTGATTTCAATGCCTCATTTGCAGGTTCAAACTATACCTATGGAGTTAATATGTGGATAGATTACAATAATAACATGGAGTTTGAAGAATCGGAGAAGGTATATTCTTCTGGAACTTATGTCTCTAATGCATCGGGAACTGTAACTGTGCCTATGGGTACTCCAAATGGACAATATAGAATTAGAATTGTAGCTCAATACACTCCCACAAATCCGAGTCCTTGTGGTTCCACAACAAATGGAGAAGCTGAAGATTATACCCTTAATATTATTGACGCACCTAGCTGTATGCCTCCAAGAGGTGTGGCTGTTGTGAGTGTTACAGAGACTTCGGCAAACATTAGTTGGACCCCTTGGGGAACTGAATCAGAATGGGATATTATTTATGGTGCTCCTGGTTTCGATCCAGAAGTGGAAGGAACAATGATACACCATGATGGTCCATTGCCTGAAGCTACCATTACTGGTTTAACTGCAAGTACCGAATACGAATTCTACGTTAGAAGTTTTTGCGGGGTAGATGATGTTAGTATATGGGTTGGCCCAGGATACTTTGTCACCGAATGCATTGCTTTGGATCCTCCTTATTACCTAGGATTTGAGGAAACTAGCCCTCCAAATGTGCCTATCTGTACAAGCGTTGAGAATTTGTCCAATGGTAATTCTTGGGAAGTGGCCAACGTAAACAATAACGGTTTCACCGGCAGAGCGCTTCGTTATAAGTGGAGCTCGATTGGTAGTGCCTATACTTGGTTCTATACGCAAGGTTTAAATCTAGAGGCAGGAGTCGATTATCAAATAGAATATAAGTATGGTAATAATGGGAACGCATTCCACGAGAAAATGAAAGTTGCATTTGGTACTGCACCAGAATCTTCAGCGATGATAAATGTGTTGGCAAATTATACCGATATAACTGGTGGTACTCCTAATTTTGAGGAACTTGTCTTTACCGTTCCGGAAGATGGTGTTTACTATTTCGGATTCAACGCCTACTCACCGGTAGACCAATTTTATCTCTTTGTAGATGATATCCACATCCGATTTGCAGGTGACTGTGATCCAGTAACGGATATACAAATCACCAACATTTCAGATACTTCGTTCTCTCTGTCCTGGACAGCCTCCGCGACAGCAACAGAAGGTTACGTGATAGATGTTTACTTCCAAGGTCAAAACCCGGAAATAAATACTCCCTTAGTGAGTCAAACTGTTGAAGCTGGATTAACTTCAGCTACAGTTACAGGGCTTGAGGCAGAGACTTCATATGATGTGTATGTAACATCTAATTGTGGACATGGTAATATGACCAGAAGTGGAGCAACAAATGTTGTTACTACGGCTTTAGGAATCACGGATAATGATTACGCACAAGTAACTTATTACCCTAACCCAGTGAAGGAGCAATTGACTATAACTGCTGCTATTGCTATAGACAGTATAACAGTCTATAATCTTTTAGGACAAGCTGTGATGATAGTAGAACCTAAAAATCTTAGTGTTGTGATTGATATGTCAACCTTGGCAACTGGAACCTACGTTCTAAAGGCTACTGTGGCAGATTCTGTTTCGACCTTCAAGGTTATAAAAGAGTAA
- a CDS encoding helix-turn-helix domain-containing protein: MMIKFLFGASLLLTCFTLISQNEKVDKAFDSVFYHIAVQVISENPHRAMLMADSLYIYSTSEKQRYKSLMLKADILDKQEKRGEAIVLARKALKLAENEKDYNFQSRIYGFLSTQYRSIGFYDEGKSAIQKGIELSQNIENKVQVVKYTAMANEELADYAMEEGDFHSAIDYIKLAMMGYEQEENPQFKNFLLANSNAILARANMGLNNSEKALKHFALADGFINAAESGSSLWAALIYQGYAQALLETKNPDSAKAYLDKALIISENGNHGNLKQKVYETFAEYYNTTKQGDSFTKYNSEYLAIQRKNTAKHKLLVNDAYNVLNETPDSKTNKNILYIGIGLSVLIIGGFILFIKRKSHFKNSENEFKENGTRPELSLPSRTEEVILSNLEKFEASNDFLEKDMSFSKLAGILNTNHKYLRYILKKYKSKDYNNYINELRINYILQKLKTDSEYLNYKISYLANESGFSSHSKFSAEFRSMVGCSPSDYIDKLGNGSKEQLSEDYISRN; this comes from the coding sequence ATGATGATAAAATTTCTGTTTGGGGCATCCCTTTTATTGACCTGCTTCACTCTTATTTCCCAAAATGAGAAAGTGGACAAGGCATTCGACAGCGTGTTTTATCACATTGCAGTACAAGTAATTTCTGAAAATCCCCATAGGGCAATGCTCATGGCGGATTCACTTTACATATATTCTACCAGCGAGAAACAACGGTATAAATCCCTAATGCTCAAAGCTGATATTCTCGATAAACAGGAGAAACGTGGTGAAGCGATAGTTTTGGCCCGAAAAGCCCTAAAATTAGCGGAGAATGAAAAAGATTATAATTTTCAATCCCGAATCTACGGATTTCTGTCTACGCAATATCGTAGTATCGGTTTTTACGATGAAGGAAAAAGTGCCATTCAAAAGGGAATTGAATTAAGCCAAAATATTGAGAACAAGGTGCAGGTCGTAAAATATACGGCTATGGCAAATGAGGAATTGGCCGATTATGCGATGGAAGAAGGTGATTTTCATTCTGCCATTGATTATATTAAGTTGGCAATGATGGGATACGAGCAGGAGGAAAATCCCCAGTTCAAAAATTTTCTCCTGGCAAACTCCAACGCAATTCTCGCCCGGGCAAATATGGGCTTGAATAATTCTGAAAAAGCCTTGAAGCATTTTGCCCTTGCCGACGGATTCATTAATGCTGCTGAATCAGGTTCATCTCTATGGGCCGCACTTATATATCAAGGATATGCCCAAGCTCTTCTGGAAACTAAAAACCCGGATAGCGCAAAAGCTTATCTCGATAAAGCTTTGATAATTTCAGAAAATGGGAATCACGGTAATTTAAAACAAAAAGTTTATGAAACCTTTGCCGAATATTACAACACTACAAAACAAGGTGATAGTTTCACAAAATATAATAGTGAGTATTTAGCAATACAGAGAAAAAATACTGCCAAACATAAATTATTGGTTAATGATGCTTACAACGTCCTCAACGAAACACCCGATTCCAAAACCAATAAAAATATTTTATATATTGGGATAGGCTTATCTGTTTTAATAATTGGAGGATTTATACTTTTTATTAAAAGAAAATCCCATTTTAAGAATTCTGAAAATGAATTTAAAGAAAACGGTACAAGGCCCGAACTATCCTTACCATCCAGAACGGAAGAAGTTATTCTCTCTAACCTAGAAAAATTTGAAGCTTCTAATGATTTTCTTGAGAAAGATATGTCTTTTTCTAAACTTGCCGGAATTTTAAATACCAATCATAAATACTTACGATATATTCTGAAAAAATATAAAAGTAAGGATTACAATAATTACATAAATGAGTTGCGTATTAATTACATATTACAAAAATTAAAAACTGACTCCGAATATTTAAACTATAAGATCAGTTATCTCGCAAATGAGAGCGGATTTTCCTCACACAGTAAATTTTCTGCTGAATTTAGAAGTATGGTAGGTTGTTCGCCATCAGATTATATAGATAAACTCGGTAATGGATCTAAAGAACAACTTTCTGAAGATTATATTTCTAGAAACTAA
- a CDS encoding Dps family protein produces the protein MGYLNLDKKKTAATAKQLNILLADYHLYYQKVRNFHWNVVGHNFFDLHIKFEEMYEDAKTKIDEIAERILTLRYQPTSNFSDYLKMSSIKEDSENTKDMEMVKKLLEDHGKLLKQMREVVDTAEKAEDEGTIDMIGGYIGHIEKISWMLDAWSMKATDNHPEA, from the coding sequence ATGGGTTATTTAAATTTAGACAAAAAGAAAACCGCCGCAACCGCAAAACAACTAAACATATTATTGGCGGACTACCACTTATATTATCAAAAAGTCCGCAATTTCCATTGGAATGTTGTGGGACATAATTTTTTTGATTTACATATTAAATTCGAGGAAATGTACGAGGATGCCAAGACGAAAATCGATGAGATTGCCGAACGAATTTTGACCCTGCGCTATCAACCAACCAGTAATTTTTCAGATTATCTGAAAATGAGCAGTATTAAGGAAGATTCTGAGAATACCAAGGACATGGAAATGGTTAAAAAACTTCTGGAAGACCACGGAAAACTTTTAAAACAAATGCGTGAGGTTGTGGACACAGCAGAGAAAGCAGAAGATGAAGGAACTATAGATATGATTGGTGGCTATATAGGACACATCGAAAAAATTAGTTGGATGCTCGACGCCTGGTCTATGAAAGCAACGGATAACCATCCAGAGGCTTAG